The Corallococcus caeni region AGCATGTCGCGCACGTGGCTCACGTGGACGCGCAGCGCGTTGTCATGCAGGCGCGGGTCGTAGTCCGCGTTCCACATGGCGCGCACGCAGTCCTCCTTCGCCAGGGTGCGCCCCGGCTGGCGGGCCAGGGCATAGAGCAGCCTCCGCGGCAGGGCGCGGCGCTCCAGGGAGACGGTCTTCCCCGGGGCTCGCAGTTCGTGACGGCGGGCGTCCAGCACCACCTGCTCCGGCGCGGGCGCTGGCTGGGGGCGTAGGGCCTCCGGCGCGGAGGCGAGGGGCCGGGTCAGCTCCGCCGTCAGCTCCGGGTCCAGCTCCCCCTCCGTGGCCGTGCGCGTGGCCTCCGCCAGGGCCTCCTCCGCCTCGCGCGTCCGGCCGGCGTGCCGGTGGAGCGTGGCGCGGGCCAGGTGCGCCAGCGTGCGCTCCAGCGCGAAGTCCTCGCCGCGGCCCAGGGGCTCCAGCGCGGTGAGCAGCGCCGTGACGCGCGGGGCATCCGCGCTCCGGGCGGCGGCCAGGGCGGCCAGGGCGCGCTGACGGGCGGCGATGCCGGGGCGCACCTCGCGGGGCTCCACGGGGATGGGAGGCGCTTCAGGGCCCGGCACGTCCAGCGTGCGCGCCACCCGCGCGGCCCGCATCAGCCCCACCACGCCGCGTGAGCGGACCTCCTCCTCCACCGCGTCCAGCTGGGCCCGGCCCTCCGCGCGACGGCCCAGCTCCAGCAGCATGCGGCCCGCGCCCACGCGGCAGAGCAGCCGGACGAAGAGGTAGCCCGCCTTCTCCGCCCGGGCCTCCGTGTCCCTCAGCGCCGCGAGCGCCGCCCTGCGCTGGCCCCGCTCTCCGCGCACCCACGCCGCGATGCAGTCCAGCTCCAGCGCCAGGCGGGGCGCGCCCAGCTGGCCCAGCCGCTCCCGGGCGCTCGCGAGCGCGGCGTCGGCCTCCGTGAAGCGCCCCAGCCGGCTGAGGATGCCCGCGGACATGGCCGCCACCAGCGGGCCTCGCGAGTCGAGCGGCGCGTCCTCCAGCAATGACACGCACTGGGCCAGGGGCTCCGCCAGCTCGCTGTCGCGGCCTTCAATCCAGAGCATCAGCGCGCGGGCATACGCGCACCACCCCAGCACGCGCCGGTCCCCGGTCGCGGCGGCGGCGTTGTCCAGCATGGCCAGGGACTCGTCCAGCCGCCCCTGGAAGAAGCGCAGCGCGGTCCAGGCCAGCAGCTGCTGGAGGAAGACCTCCGCGCTGCTGGGCACCGGCATGGCCTCCAGCGTGCGCTCGCAGGCCTCCGGCTCCAGCGCGAAGAGGGCCACCCGCACCAGCACGGCGCCCACGCCCTCGCGCAGGGCTTCGTTGGACTCCGGCGCCGGTGCTCCGGCGGCGGCCTCCAGCGAGGCGCGCAGGGCCAGCAGCTCCGGGTAGGCGCGGCGCAGGTCGAGCAGCCGCACCCGCGCGCGCGCGTGGGCCAGCCGCACCTGGGGCGTGCGCAGCGCGGCGGGCAGCGAGTCCAGCAGGCCCAGGAGCTCGTCCGCGGCCCCGTGGCGCACCAGCGGCTCCGCCCGCGCGACGATGAAGGCCGCGCGCGCCTCGTGCTGGCCGAGCGCCTGGAGGTGGCGGCACACGCCGCGCACCCGGACCACGGCGGGCAGGGGTTCCTTCTCCAGGGCCTCCAGCAGCGCTTCGTGCGCGGCGCGCGCTTCGTCCGGGGACAGCAGGGACACCATCGCCTCGCGCACGAGGTCGTGGACGCCGTAGCGGCCCCGCGAGTCCGTCTCCACCAGCAGCTTCGCGCCGAGCTTGAGCAGCGCGTCGCCAACCAGGGTGCCAGCCAGCACCTGCTCCAGCGTGCTCGCGGTGAGCGGCAGCTGGCTCAGGGCGAGCATCGCGGCCAGCCGCCGTTCGTCCCCGGGCAGCGCCGCCAGCGCCGCGCGCACCGGTTCGTCTCCGCCGGTGTCTCCCGCGTGGGCCCGGCGCAGGAGGAAGGGCAGGCCCCGGGAGCGGCCCCACGCCGCGTCGAAGCCGTCGCGCTCGCCGTAGAGCGCGTCCAGCTCCCGCCACAGCTGGCGCGCGGCCTCCTCCGAAAGCCCCTCCAGCCGCAGCTCCACCCGGTCCGGGCTCGCCGCGTGCCGGGGCACGGACTCACGCGAGGTCGCCAGCAGCGTGCCCTGCCGCAGCCGCCCTCCCAGGTCCTCCACCAGCGCCGCGCGCTCCGACGGCCCGAGCACGTGCAGGTCGTCCAGCACGCACAGGGCGCGGCGCGCCTCCAGCTCACCGGCCAGCGCCTCCAGCCGCGACGCGTCCGACAGGGCCTGGGCCACGGGCGCGTCACTCAGCAGCCGGCGCACGTCGTCCACCACCGTGTCCAGCGTGTCCCCGGGCCGCACACGCCGGTGCACGACGGGGCCCCGGTGCTTCGCGGCCACCGCCGCAACCAGCGCGGACTTGCCCGCCCCGGGCAGCCCGTAGACGACGCCCGTGTGCACGCGCCTCAGCATGTCCCCCAGCCGCCGCACCTCCTGGGCGCGGCCCACGAAGACAGCGGGCGGTCCCAGCCCCGGAGCGGATGGCGTGCGCATGGCGCGCACCATTGTAGGGCCACCCGGGCCCCATCCGGCAGGGCCGTCCCGGTGGAACTCCCCGCCGGGCGCGGCGCTCGGGGACTCCTGGGGTTGTCCCGGGCCGCGCGCGCGAGCCGGCTCAGGTGTCGTCCAGGCTGAGCGCGCGCAGGTGGCTGACGTCCCCCCAGGTCACCAACCGCAAGCCCCCCGCGTGGAGGTCGAACTGGTTCCAGCCCGCGTTGAGGACGGCGAAGGCGCGCGGCGCCGCGGGCGGGATGCCCAGGCAGTGGCGCAGCAGGGCGCTGAGCACGCCCCCGTGGGTGACCACCACGACGCGGGCCTCCGCGTGGCGCGCGCCCAGGTCCTCCAGGCAGTGCAGCGCCAGCCGCAGGCGCTGCGACGCGCTCTCACCTTCGGGCACGACGTAGTCCGCGTGGCCCTCCGCGTACGCGGAGAAGACGTCCGGGTGGCGCTGGCCGGCCTCCGCGCGCGTCAGCCCTTCGAGGATGCCCAGCCCGCGCTCCCGCAGCCGCGCGTCCTGCTGGACGTCGTGGCCCGTCCTGGCCGCGATGCGGGCCGCCGTCTGCGCCGCGCGGTCCAGGTCGCTGCTGTAGAGGGCCTGGAAGGGGAGGGTGGCCAGGCGTGCCGCGAGCGCGTCCGCCTGCCGCAGCCCTTCGCGGCTCAGCGAGCTGTTCAGGTGCCCCTGCAGGCGCCCCTGGGCGTTCCACTCCGTCTCCCCGTGCCGGAGCAGGATGAATTCGGTCGTCATGGCGCCAGCGTGGCGGGAGCACTCCAGGGGGGCAAGGCTCGTGGAGTGTCAGTCAGCCGCCGCGACCATCGCGCCCGGGGCGGCCCGTCCCTTCCAGCAGGGAGCGTGTCGCATGGGTGAAACACAGCCCTGGTGGGCCTGGAGATGTGGACCTCCAGCGCCGGGACGGCCGGGGACATGTCTGTGTTTCCACCCCGTGGGGCAGGAGGTCTGCTCAATGCTACGCATCTCCCTGGCCACGGGGTCGGACAGCACTCCTGGACGGCTTTAGCCTCACTGGACGCGCGTCCACCTTGTCCGAGTTTCCGAGCTAGAGCGTGTCTTCCTGGTTACGCGGGTGGGAGGACGGCGGATTTTCCGTGGACGCCAGGCCGGAGGGGGAGCGTTCGATGAAACACGGTCAGAAGGTGGATGCGCTGGTCATGGACGTGGAGTCCCAGGAGGCCTCGGGGGAGGCTCCGCGAAGGGCTCACCGCTTCGGCTGGCTGCGGATGCTGGGCGTGGACGCGGTCCTCATCGCCTGCTCGCTGCGCTTCGCCACGGTGCTGCACTTCGCTGACGGGATGCCTGCCGCGTGCAGACAGGCGCTGCCCCTCGCGATGGCGCTCCTGGTGGCGGTGCGCCTGGTGACGCTGGTGTGGCTGGGGCTGCACCGCTGGTCGTTCCACCGCTCCGGCATCCACGAGGCCGTCCGGCTGGAGCTGGCCAGCCTCGCGGCCACCATCGTCTTCGAGCTCTTGCGCACCATCTTCTTCGCGGAGGTGCTGCCGGGGCAGGTGGTGGCGCTGGAGTTCTTCGTCACCACCACGCTCCTGGGCTTCCACCGCTTCGCCCCGCGCATGGCGCGGCAGTGGTACATGGACCAGCAGCGCGCGCGGGCGCAGGGCTCCCAGCGCACCCTCATCGTGGGCGCGGGCAGCGCCGGGGACCTGCTCCTGCGCGACCTGCTGCGCGACCGGACCAGCCCGTGGCACGTCATTGGCCTCGTGGATGACGACCCGGGCAAGCAGGGCACCTTCCTCAACGGCAAGCCGGTGCTCGGCGTCCTGGACGCGCTGCCGGAGCTGATGAGGAAGCACCGGGTGACGCAGGTGCTCATCGCCATCCCCCGGCTGTCCCCGGAGCGCACGCGGCACCTCTTGAGCCTGTGCCGGCACCAGAGCGTCAGCTTCAAGATCATCCCGGCCTCGTTCGCCTACCTGGACCAGAAGATCACCGCCGCCATGCTGCACGACCTGTCCCCGGAGCACCTGCTGCCCCGCGACGCCATCGCCTTCGACCACGAGGAGGTGCACCGGCTGGTGACGGGCCGCCGCATCCTCGTCACCGGCGGCGCGGGCTCCATCGGCAGTGAAATCGTCCGGCAGGTCGCGGGGCACTCGCCCGCGTCGCTGGTGGTGGTGGACATCAACGAGAACGAGCTCTACCTGCTGGTGCGCCAGCTGCAGTCGCGCTACCCGAACGTGCCGGTGCACTCCGTGGTGGCGGACATCCGCGACCTGGACCGGATGATGCGCATTGGCGTGGAGTTCGCGCCGCAGTACGTCTTCCACGCGGCCGCGCACAAGCACGTGCCCCTGATGGAGGACTCGCCCGAGGAGGCCATCAAGAACAACGTCTTCGGCACGCAGAACGTGGCGCGCATGGCGGACGCCTGCGGGGCGGAGCGCTTCATCCTCATCTCCACGGACAAGGCCGTGAAGCCCTCGTCGGTGATGGGCGCCTCCAAGCGGCTGGCGGAGATGGTCATCCGCGACATCGCCACGACGTCGCGCACCACGTTCTGCGCCGTGCGCTTCGGCAACGTGCTGGGGTCCGCGGGCAGCGTGGTGCCCCTCTTCAAGCAGCAGATTCAAGCGGGCGGCCCCGTCACCGTCACGCACCCGGACTGCACCCGCTACTTCATGATCATCCCGGAGGCGGTGGGCCTGGTGGTGCTGGCCGGCCTGGGCGGCTACGGCGAGCTGTGCATCCTGGACATGGGCGAGCCGGTCCGCATCGCGGAGCTGGCCGCGAACATGATCACCATGACGGGCCTGGTGCCGGACAAGGACATCCCCATCGTCTACACGGGGCTGCGCCCGGGGGAGAAGCTGGAGGAGGTGCTCATGTCGGAGGAGGAGGAGCTCACCCAGCAGGTGCGCAACCGCATCAAGGTGGCCCGGAGCCCCGCGCCGCCCGCGGACTTCCAGCTCCAGCTCAAGCGCCTGGACCGCGCGGCCAGGGCCGGCGACGTCCATGACGTGAAGCGCGCCCTCCAGGACCTCCTCCCCGCGTACACCCCGTCGAAGATGCCGGGGCCCGTGGCCAAGGTGCTGCCCGCCTTCCCGGCGGTGAAGGCGTCCACCGCGGAGCAGAACGTCAGCGCCTGACCCCACGCGGGCCTGTCCGTCGTCCACGAGGCCCCGGCCTCCCGTGCCTCGAGCGCGGGAGGCCGGGGCTTCGTCATGGCGTGTGCGGCGCGCGGTAGGCCGGAAAGAAGCTGCTCGCGGGACGGCCCTCCGCCAGCGCGGCGTACGCGGCCGCGTCGCAGATGATTTCATGCGTGTGGAGGCGCCCGCTGGCGTTGGCGAAGCCGCGCTTGAAGTCCTCCAGCCCGTCCCCCGGCGTGAGGCCGCCCCCCAGGTGGAGGGGAAGCCCCAGCCGCGTGCCCAGGGCGATCATCTCGCCGAAGACGTTCTTCGCGGGCGAGCGCGCCAGGTGGGCATCCGCCGTTCCACCCAGGTAGTAGTGCAGCAGGCCGTCGCTCTGGACGACCAGGGCCGCGGAGGCGACGGTGCCGTCCGGCGCACGCGTCGTCGCGAGCCAGGCCACCGGGGACGCGAACAGCTCTTCGAAGTACGCGTCCGAGAAGAAGTACCGGTGGCTTGCCTGGTCCCGGACCATGGTCTGCCGGTACACGTCCCGGAAGCCCTCGCGCTCCTCGGGCGGCGCGTCCCGGCACGCACGCACGGTGCTCACGAAGCCCAGCCGGGCGTTCCGCCGCAGGTGCCGGCGGTGCATCTCCCGCAGTGTGAGCGGGCGGCACGGGTCCACGAAGAAGACCTCGTTGCGCGCCGTACCACCCGAGAAGCAGTGCGGTCCCTGGACCCGCTCCCTCACGAAGATGCTGACCAGCTCCGTGGCCCGCCAATCCACCGCGGGTGCCGGCACCTCGCTCAACCCGTCCAGCTCACCGCCCGGAAAGCCATACGGGGAAATGGCGTCGCGATAGCTCGTGCCCTCAATCGCTCGCACGATGAGTGGCACGTGAAACATCCTGCCTGTGTCGCTTTTGACGACCAGCGTATGGGTGACCTGCTCGGCGCGTAGGTGGTGCCCGGAGCGGAAGTACTCCTCTGACAGCGCCGAGGCTCCCGCATCGGGAACCAGCATGGCGCTCGCCTGCCCTGTCCTCGTCATACATCTCCCAACCGGCTCAGGCGGACAGGCCCATGTGGCCCTGGACTGAACACTCACAGACAGTCGTGATTTTATTTTTGTCTAATCACAAAGGAATTCAAGAGGCCCCAAAGTGCTTCTGGCGACCTGTGAACGCACTCCGGCGTTCCCACAACAGGGTAGCCTACCGGGCCGTCGACGGGAGCTACCCCACAGGACCCCCCTGATGTTGGAACCTCGTCGTCGCAACACGTCTGGTCGTGCCCTGTCGTCCCTGCTGTCGCTTGCCCTGCTGGTGGGTGGTGCCTGCGGCCCCAACCCCGAGCAGGACAATCCCAACACGGCCGGTAACAACGGAGACAACACCCCGGGCAGCACCGAAGTCGCCAGCCCGGATACGGACTCGCTCGCTCCCTCTTCCCCCGAAGAGAGCACGGCGGTCCCCGGTGAGCCGGAGGCCGAGGCGGCCCCGGTCACCCCGGAAGAGGACGCCTCCGCCGTCGCGGAAGCGCCTGCCTCCGCCGAGGAGGGCCTGGGGACGACTGCCCAGGCCGCCGTCAGCCTGCGCACGGTCGCCGGCTGGGAGACGCTCTTCCTGAACCGCTGGAACTCGGAGCACACCTCCAGCTTCCTGCCCAAGAGCAACTCCCTGGACAGCTGGCAGTTCTACGACCTGTCCTACGGCATCGACGGCAACACCGCGATGTACCGCGCCACCGGCAAGACGCAGTACATGGACCGGGCGCTGCTGTATGTGAACAACATGGTCAACCACGCGAAGGTCTCCTCTTCGCTGCCCAAGAGCCAGTTCAAGGACAGCTACCTGGGCTGGGCGTCCGCCCGCTCGGACACGCTGGGCCAGGAAGTCCCCCTGTTCGAGAGCTACTGCTGGCGTTACGTGACGCGCATGCTGCGCACCATCCGTGAGACGCCCGCGCTCTACGGCAACGCCACGTACAAGACGCAGTACGACAAGCTGCTGGCGTTCACCGAACGGAACATGTTCGAGAAGTGGCTCAAGCGCGGCGCGAACAGCTACATCTATCGCGTCAATACGCACATGGCGTCGCACTGGGCATACATCGCCATGGACCTGTCGAAGATGACGACGGACGCCACGAAGAAGGCGCAGTACCTGACCGTCTTCAACAACATCAACCGTGACATGCCCAACAACACCTCGTCGCTGCGCGGTCAGCTGCAGACCAGCCCGGTGAACGCCAACGCGTACTTCTGGGCCGCCGAGTGGGGCTCCAAGAAGCGTCCGGGCCAGGACGTGGCGCACGGCAACGGCGTGATGGCCTACCTCGTGGAAGCCCACGACGCGGGCATGGAGTGGACGGACGCGGACATGCGCAAGTTCGTCGTCACCCTGAACAACGTCATCTGGCCGTCCGCCAAGAAGTACAGCATGTACGTGGACGGCACGGGCAGCGGCACGGGCTGGTTCAATGACGGCCTGATGAAGCTGGGCCGCTACAACGCCGACCTCCAGAAGCGCCTGGAGACCCACTCCGTGGGCCAGAACACCCAGTTCTACGGCAACGCCGCGCTGAACGCGAAGCTGCTGGGCGCGGGTTCGGCGCTGTAACAAGTTCCACAATGCGGACAGACACCCCCTCCTCCCGCCCGAGCGCGCGGGAGGAGGGAGTGTGCGAACGCTCCAGGCAATGCCGGGGTCCGAATGCCCGGTCTTGCCTGGAGCTTTTCGCATGCCCTCCCGCATCTACCTGTCCTCGCCCCACATGGGCACGCTCGAGCGCGGCTACGTCGACGACGCGTTCGCGAGCAACTGGATTGCCCCCCTGGGGCCCCACGTCGATGCCTTCCAGGAGGAGTTCGCCCGCTGCGTGGGGACCCCGCACGCGCTGGCCTTGAGCTCCGGCACGGCCGCGCTCCACCTGGCGCTCCAGCTGGTGGGCGTGGGTCCTGGCGACGACGTGCTGGTGAGCACGCTCACCTTCTCCGCGTCGGTGAACCCCATCCGCTACCTGGGCGCGTCCCCCGTCTTCATCGACAGCGAGCGCACGTCCTGGAACATGGACCCCGCGCTGCTGGAGGAGGAGCTGTCCATGCGCGCGCGCGTGGGCCGGCTGCCCCGCGCCGTGGTGGTGGTGCACCTGTATGGCCAGAGCGCGGACCTGGATCCCATCATGGCCGCCTGCGACCGCTACGGCGTGCCCGTGGTGGAGGACGCGGCGGAGGCGCTGGGCAGCACGTACAAGGGGCGGGCCCCCGGCACGGTGGGCCGCGTGGGCATCTATTCGTTCAACGGCAATAAAATCCTCACCACGTCCGGCGGCGGGATGCTGGTGTCCGCGGACGGCGAGCTGGTCCAGCACGCGCTCAAGCTGGCCACGCAGGCGCGCGACGCGGCGCCGCACTACCAGCACTCGGAGATTGGCTACAACTACCGGCTCAGCAACGTGCTGGCCGGCATTGGCCGGGGGCAGCTGCACGTGCTGGAGGACCGGGTGGCCGCGCGCCGCGCGAACCACGCGTTCTACGCGGAGGCCTTCCGGGACCTGCCGGGCATCGCGTTCATGCCCGAGGCGCCGTGGGGCCGGCACACGCGCTGGCTCACCACCCTCACCATCGACCCGGAGGCGTTCGGCGCGGACCGGGAGGCGGTGAGAGTCGCGCTGGAGCGGGAGAACATCGAGGCGCGGCCGGTGTGGAAGCCCATGCACCTGCAGCCCGTCTTCGCGACCTTCGAGCGGCGGCGCGGCGGCGTGGCGGAAGACCTGTTCCGCCACGGCCTGTGCCTGCCGTCCGGCTCCAACCTCACACGCCAGGAACTCGAGCGGGTGGTGGAGGTGGTCCGCGACGTCCCCCGGAGGCAGGGGCTGCGGACGGCGGGCTGACGGCGCCGGCCTCCTGCTGCCGGAGCGGCACGACGTTGGACTCCGGCGGCGGGTTGCCCATGAACTTGTTCAGGGTGGCCTCGCTCGTGAAGGAGATGCCCTGGCGCTGGAGCACGCGCACCACCGTCAGCGCCAGCACCTTCGCGTCCAGCGCCAGACTCCAGTGGTCCACGTACCAGACGTCCAGCCGGAAGCGCTCGTCCCAGCCGAGCGCGTTGCGGCCATTGATTTGCGCCCAGCCGGTGACGCCGGGCAGCACGTCGTGGCGGCGCGCCTGCTCCTCGCTGTAGCGCGGCAGGTACTCCACCAGCAGCGGGCGCGGCCCCACGAGGCTCATGTCGCCCTTGAGCACGTTCCACAGCTGCGGCAGCTCATCCAGGCTGGTGGAGCGCAGGAGGCGGCCGGCCCAGGTGAGGCGCTCCTCGTCCGGCAGCGCCTGCCCGGCCGCGTCCGTGGCCTCCAGCATCGTGCGGAACTTGAGGACGGTGAACAGCTTGCCCTTCCTGCCCGGCCGCGCCTGCCGGAAGAGGACGGGGCTGCCCATCGTCACCCGGACGAACAGTCCCGTGGCGGCCATCACCGGGGCAAGGCATAGCAAGCCCACCCCCGCAGCCACCACGTCGATGCACCGCTTGAGGAACAACCCGGTTCCTGTCTGTCTTTGCATGGGGACGTCGCTCCTTGAGCGTGCAAGGCTAGAGCCGCCCCGCCCCCCCCACTACGGCCCCCGGGACTCATCCCACTGTCGGCTCATGCGCATCCACCGGCGCGATGGGCGTGAGCGCCTGCTCCTGCGCGGGCGCCGTCAGCCGCC contains the following coding sequences:
- a CDS encoding winged helix-turn-helix domain-containing protein → MRTPSAPGLGPPAVFVGRAQEVRRLGDMLRRVHTGVVYGLPGAGKSALVAAVAAKHRGPVVHRRVRPGDTLDTVVDDVRRLLSDAPVAQALSDASRLEALAGELEARRALCVLDDLHVLGPSERAALVEDLGGRLRQGTLLATSRESVPRHAASPDRVELRLEGLSEEAARQLWRELDALYGERDGFDAAWGRSRGLPFLLRRAHAGDTGGDEPVRAALAALPGDERRLAAMLALSQLPLTASTLEQVLAGTLVGDALLKLGAKLLVETDSRGRYGVHDLVREAMVSLLSPDEARAAHEALLEALEKEPLPAVVRVRGVCRHLQALGQHEARAAFIVARAEPLVRHGAADELLGLLDSLPAALRTPQVRLAHARARVRLLDLRRAYPELLALRASLEAAAGAPAPESNEALREGVGAVLVRVALFALEPEACERTLEAMPVPSSAEVFLQQLLAWTALRFFQGRLDESLAMLDNAAAATGDRRVLGWCAYARALMLWIEGRDSELAEPLAQCVSLLEDAPLDSRGPLVAAMSAGILSRLGRFTEADAALASARERLGQLGAPRLALELDCIAAWVRGERGQRRAALAALRDTEARAEKAGYLFVRLLCRVGAGRMLLELGRRAEGRAQLDAVEEEVRSRGVVGLMRAARVARTLDVPGPEAPPIPVEPREVRPGIAARQRALAALAAARSADAPRVTALLTALEPLGRGEDFALERTLAHLARATLHRHAGRTREAEEALAEATRTATEGELDPELTAELTRPLASAPEALRPQPAPAPEQVVLDARRHELRAPGKTVSLERRALPRRLLYALARQPGRTLAKEDCVRAMWNADYDPRLHDNALRVHVSHVRDMLEGTGARVVFEDPGYRLEVPPGFSFVTEQTPETPSQ
- a CDS encoding histidine phosphatase family protein → MTTEFILLRHGETEWNAQGRLQGHLNSSLSREGLRQADALAARLATLPFQALYSSDLDRAAQTAARIAARTGHDVQQDARLRERGLGILEGLTRAEAGQRHPDVFSAYAEGHADYVVPEGESASQRLRLALHCLEDLGARHAEARVVVVTHGGVLSALLRHCLGIPPAAPRAFAVLNAGWNQFDLHAGGLRLVTWGDVSHLRALSLDDT
- a CDS encoding nucleoside-diphosphate sugar epimerase/dehydratase; its protein translation is MKHGQKVDALVMDVESQEASGEAPRRAHRFGWLRMLGVDAVLIACSLRFATVLHFADGMPAACRQALPLAMALLVAVRLVTLVWLGLHRWSFHRSGIHEAVRLELASLAATIVFELLRTIFFAEVLPGQVVALEFFVTTTLLGFHRFAPRMARQWYMDQQRARAQGSQRTLIVGAGSAGDLLLRDLLRDRTSPWHVIGLVDDDPGKQGTFLNGKPVLGVLDALPELMRKHRVTQVLIAIPRLSPERTRHLLSLCRHQSVSFKIIPASFAYLDQKITAAMLHDLSPEHLLPRDAIAFDHEEVHRLVTGRRILVTGGAGSIGSEIVRQVAGHSPASLVVVDINENELYLLVRQLQSRYPNVPVHSVVADIRDLDRMMRIGVEFAPQYVFHAAAHKHVPLMEDSPEEAIKNNVFGTQNVARMADACGAERFILISTDKAVKPSSVMGASKRLAEMVIRDIATTSRTTFCAVRFGNVLGSAGSVVPLFKQQIQAGGPVTVTHPDCTRYFMIIPEAVGLVVLAGLGGYGELCILDMGEPVRIAELAANMITMTGLVPDKDIPIVYTGLRPGEKLEEVLMSEEEELTQQVRNRIKVARSPAPPADFQLQLKRLDRAARAGDVHDVKRALQDLLPAYTPSKMPGPVAKVLPAFPAVKASTAEQNVSA
- a CDS encoding GNAT family N-acetyltransferase; amino-acid sequence: MFHVPLIVRAIEGTSYRDAISPYGFPGGELDGLSEVPAPAVDWRATELVSIFVRERVQGPHCFSGGTARNEVFFVDPCRPLTLREMHRRHLRRNARLGFVSTVRACRDAPPEEREGFRDVYRQTMVRDQASHRYFFSDAYFEELFASPVAWLATTRAPDGTVASAALVVQSDGLLHYYLGGTADAHLARSPAKNVFGEMIALGTRLGLPLHLGGGLTPGDGLEDFKRGFANASGRLHTHEIICDAAAYAALAEGRPASSFFPAYRAPHTP
- a CDS encoding aminotransferase class I/II-fold pyridoxal phosphate-dependent enzyme, which translates into the protein MPSRIYLSSPHMGTLERGYVDDAFASNWIAPLGPHVDAFQEEFARCVGTPHALALSSGTAALHLALQLVGVGPGDDVLVSTLTFSASVNPIRYLGASPVFIDSERTSWNMDPALLEEELSMRARVGRLPRAVVVVHLYGQSADLDPIMAACDRYGVPVVEDAAEALGSTYKGRAPGTVGRVGIYSFNGNKILTTSGGGMLVSADGELVQHALKLATQARDAAPHYQHSEIGYNYRLSNVLAGIGRGQLHVLEDRVAARRANHAFYAEAFRDLPGIAFMPEAPWGRHTRWLTTLTIDPEAFGADREAVRVALERENIEARPVWKPMHLQPVFATFERRRGGVAEDLFRHGLCLPSGSNLTRQELERVVEVVRDVPRRQGLRTAG
- a CDS encoding sugar transferase, translated to MQRQTGTGLFLKRCIDVVAAGVGLLCLAPVMAATGLFVRVTMGSPVLFRQARPGRKGKLFTVLKFRTMLEATDAAGQALPDEERLTWAGRLLRSTSLDELPQLWNVLKGDMSLVGPRPLLVEYLPRYSEEQARRHDVLPGVTGWAQINGRNALGWDERFRLDVWYVDHWSLALDAKVLALTVVRVLQRQGISFTSEATLNKFMGNPPPESNVVPLRQQEAGAVSPPSAAPASGGRRGPPPPPARVPGV